Proteins encoded within one genomic window of Pseudomonas cannabina:
- a CDS encoding DUF1365 domain-containing protein, with the protein MNSALYSGWISHRRFSPRSHEFTYRIGLLYLDLDEQERVFGLSPLAGSQRFAAFSFRERDYLPELTGRGVPLIEAARERVGKALGHMPLGRVCLLTQARSWGLSFNPVSFFYCHEADGTLAAILCEVTNTPWGERYTYVLPATGEGHQHVAVAKAFHVSPFLPRDLEYRMSFSQPAERIGVHMADWQGDLKMFDATLNLKRQDLNRKTLHRHLLAFPWMTAKTCLAIYWQAVRLLVKRIPIFSHQAADGEYRAAAVQPKDSHHEKQ; encoded by the coding sequence GTGAACAGCGCGCTCTACAGTGGCTGGATCAGCCACCGTCGATTCTCGCCACGGTCGCATGAGTTTACCTATCGCATCGGTCTGCTCTATCTGGACCTGGATGAGCAAGAGCGTGTTTTTGGGCTTTCGCCGCTGGCAGGAAGCCAACGGTTTGCAGCGTTTTCGTTCCGCGAGCGTGATTATCTGCCGGAACTGACCGGACGCGGCGTACCGCTGATCGAAGCGGCACGCGAGCGGGTCGGCAAAGCGCTGGGGCACATGCCATTGGGCCGCGTCTGCCTGCTGACCCAGGCACGCAGTTGGGGTCTTTCATTCAACCCGGTCAGCTTTTTCTACTGCCATGAGGCAGACGGCACGCTGGCAGCCATCCTTTGCGAAGTCACCAACACCCCGTGGGGCGAGCGTTACACTTATGTACTGCCGGCCACGGGCGAAGGCCATCAACACGTTGCCGTCGCCAAAGCTTTTCACGTTTCACCGTTCCTGCCGCGTGATCTCGAGTACCGCATGAGTTTCAGCCAGCCCGCCGAGCGGATCGGTGTGCACATGGCCGACTGGCAAGGCGATCTGAAGATGTTCGACGCCACGCTCAACCTGAAACGGCAAGACCTGAACCGCAAAACGTTGCACCGTCACCTGCTGGCGTTTCCGTGGATGACGGCAAAAACCTGCCTGGCTATCTACTGGCAAGCCGTGCGCCTGCTGGTCAAACGTATCCCGATTTTTTCCCATCAGGCCGCCGACGGCGAAT
- a CDS encoding NAD(P)/FAD-dependent oxidoreductase, whose translation MKIAVIGSGIAGLTSAWLLNRKHEITVFESSDWIGGHTHTVDVQVEGRAYAIDTGFIVFNDWTYPNFIRLLGQLGVGFKPAEMSFSVHDPRSGVEYNGNNLNSLFAQRSNLLSPKFWGMLRDILRFNRQSVEDLENKRIAADTTLGEYLKQGAYGQRFIDHYIVPMGAAIWSMSLAEMLGFPLQFFVRFFKNHGLLSVTNRPQWCVIEGGSRSYIEPLTASFRERIRLSCPVTRVERDSEGVTVHSAEGSERFDKVVFACHSDQALALLAEPSSAEQSILGALRYAENDVVLHTDTRLLPDRRLAWASWNYRLGGDAGQLAAVTYDMNILQGIDSDTTFCVSLNQTAAIDPAKILGRYRYSHPQYSLDAIAAQARWQEINGVDNTWYCGAYWANGFHEDGVVSGLRVAQAFGETL comes from the coding sequence ATGAAAATCGCCGTCATCGGTAGCGGTATCGCCGGGCTCACCAGCGCCTGGCTGCTCAACCGCAAACATGAAATTACCGTCTTCGAGTCGTCCGACTGGATCGGCGGGCACACGCACACCGTCGATGTGCAGGTCGAAGGTCGCGCCTACGCCATCGACACCGGCTTCATCGTCTTCAACGACTGGACCTACCCGAACTTCATCCGCTTGCTCGGCCAGTTGGGCGTGGGTTTCAAACCTGCCGAAATGAGTTTTTCGGTGCACGACCCGCGCAGCGGCGTCGAATACAACGGCAACAACCTCAACAGCCTGTTTGCCCAGCGCAGCAACCTGCTGTCGCCGAAGTTCTGGGGCATGCTGCGCGATATCCTGCGCTTCAACCGGCAGTCCGTAGAGGATCTGGAAAACAAGCGCATCGCGGCAGACACCACGCTTGGCGAGTACCTGAAACAAGGCGCTTACGGGCAGCGCTTCATCGATCACTACATCGTGCCGATGGGCGCAGCGATCTGGTCGATGTCGCTGGCGGAAATGCTCGGCTTCCCGCTGCAATTCTTCGTGCGTTTCTTCAAGAACCACGGCTTGCTGTCGGTGACCAACCGCCCGCAATGGTGCGTGATAGAAGGCGGATCGAGAAGCTACATCGAGCCCCTGACGGCGTCGTTCCGCGAGCGGATTCGCCTGTCCTGCCCGGTCACCCGCGTCGAACGCGACAGCGAAGGCGTGACCGTTCATAGCGCCGAGGGCAGCGAGCGTTTCGACAAGGTGGTGTTCGCCTGCCACAGCGACCAGGCCCTGGCATTGCTGGCCGAGCCGTCGAGCGCCGAACAATCGATTCTCGGCGCGCTGCGCTATGCCGAAAACGATGTGGTGTTGCACACCGATACGCGTCTGCTGCCCGACCGCCGTCTGGCCTGGGCCAGCTGGAATTATCGCCTTGGCGGCGATGCCGGGCAGCTGGCGGCCGTGACTTATGACATGAACATCCTGCAGGGCATCGACAGCGATACCACGTTCTGCGTCAGCCTGAATCAGACTGCAGCCATCGACCCGGCGAAGATTCTTGGTCGCTACCGCTATTCGCATCCGCAATACAGCCTCGACGCGATCGCAGCACAAGCGCGCTGGCAGGAAATCAACGGCGTCGACAACACGTGGTATTGCGGCGCCTATTGGGCCAACGGCTTCCACGAAGACGGCGTCGTCAGCGGTTTGCGCGTGGCTCAGGCGTTTGGTGAAACGCTGTGA
- a CDS encoding SDR family NAD(P)-dependent oxidoreductase has translation MSTPGARRIWLTGASSGIGLALAKELLDAGHRLALTARTLQPLQNLATLYPEQVLLVTGDIADGLQVKAMGDRIAQEWGALDTAILNAGTCEYIDARNFEAAMVERVVRTNLLASSYCIQEALPLLRQGKQPHLVGVASAVTFLALPRAEAYGASKAGLRYLFEALRLDLASENIDVTVVSPGFVDTPLTEKNDFPMPMRWPVKKAAQHIAENLNRSRRPLEIAFPAAFIFGMRLLALLPVRARFAIGKRMARNETSTKDAQ, from the coding sequence ATGAGCACTCCTGGCGCACGACGTATCTGGTTGACCGGCGCCAGCAGTGGCATCGGTCTCGCTTTGGCAAAAGAGTTACTCGACGCCGGGCATCGGCTGGCCTTGACCGCCCGAACCCTGCAACCGTTGCAGAATCTGGCGACCCTCTACCCGGAACAGGTATTGCTGGTCACCGGCGATATCGCTGACGGCCTGCAAGTGAAAGCCATGGGCGACCGCATCGCTCAGGAATGGGGCGCCCTGGATACCGCGATTCTCAATGCCGGGACCTGCGAATACATTGACGCTCGCAACTTCGAAGCGGCGATGGTCGAACGCGTGGTGCGCACCAACCTGCTCGCCAGCAGTTACTGCATTCAGGAAGCGCTGCCGTTGTTGCGTCAGGGAAAACAGCCGCATCTGGTCGGCGTAGCCAGCGCGGTCACCTTTCTGGCGCTGCCGCGTGCCGAAGCCTACGGCGCCTCGAAAGCCGGGCTGCGCTACCTGTTCGAAGCGTTGCGCCTGGACTTGGCCAGCGAAAACATTGATGTAACGGTGGTTAGCCCCGGCTTTGTCGACACGCCATTGACGGAAAAGAACGATTTCCCGATGCCGATGCGCTGGCCGGTGAAAAAAGCGGCGCAGCACATCGCTGAAAACCTCAACCGTAGCCGACGCCCACTGGAAATCGCCTTCCCGGCGGCGTTCATTTTCGGCATGCGCTTGCTGGCACTGCTGCCGGTACGCGCCCGATTCGCCATCGGCAAACGCATGGCGCGAAACGAGACGAGTACTAAGGACGCTCAATGA
- a CDS encoding nuclear transport factor 2 family protein — MADFLHRFAQRFAALNKDNLDQVAELYSEDVSFSDPMHDIHGLPAMQRYFAELYANVRDLHFDFHAFDEVRPGEGYLVWTMSYSHPRLAGGRTIRVEGCSHLKWHEKVYRHRDYFDAGALLYEHLPIMGRVINWLKKRLG; from the coding sequence ATGGCTGATTTCCTGCATCGTTTCGCCCAGCGCTTTGCCGCACTGAACAAGGACAACCTTGATCAGGTCGCCGAGCTGTACAGCGAAGACGTGTCGTTCAGCGACCCGATGCACGACATCCATGGCCTGCCCGCCATGCAACGCTATTTTGCCGAGCTGTACGCCAACGTTCGGGATCTGCATTTCGATTTTCACGCCTTCGACGAGGTTCGTCCCGGCGAAGGCTATCTGGTCTGGACCATGAGCTACTCGCACCCGCGCCTGGCCGGTGGCCGGACCATCAGGGTCGAGGGCTGTTCGCACCTCAAATGGCACGAAAAGGTTTACCGGCATCGCGACTATTTCGATGCCGGTGCGCTGCTCTACGAACATCTGCCCATCATGGGCCGAGTCATCAATTGGCTGAAGAAGAGGTTGGGATGA
- the phrB gene encoding deoxyribodipyrimidine photo-lyase, producing the protein MQLIWLRSDLRVHDNTALTAAMERGPTLAVYLLSPAQWRSHDDADCKVDFWLRNLVELEAALGKLNVPLLIREADTWDKAPEVLSTLCQQFKVEGLYLNEEYGINETRRDLAVQKMLEEAGVQVNSYLDQLLFKPGSILTKTGNYFQVFTQFKKVCYTRLHEAMPHPVRMPAAQQALSITSDPVPDQVKGFATPSQTLRALWPAGEGEAKRRMDAFADEQISYYKDERDFPAKPGTSQLSAYLAAGVISPRQCLHVALSSNHGEFETGDVGTVTWINELLWREFYKHTLVGYPRVSRHRAFRPETEALKWRDAPDELLAWQEARTGLPIIDAAMRQLLETGWMHNRLRMVVAMFLTKNLLIDWREGERFFMRHLIDGDLASNNGGWQWSSSTGTDSATYFRIFNPLSQSERFDPEGVFIKRWLPELANLNKKQIHDPSSMGGLFGVADYPKPIVDLSKSRARALAAFKALPTRVPAAGVENG; encoded by the coding sequence ATGCAACTGATCTGGCTGCGTAGCGACCTGCGCGTTCACGACAACACGGCCCTGACCGCCGCCATGGAGCGCGGCCCGACGCTGGCGGTGTATCTGCTCAGCCCTGCGCAATGGCGCAGTCACGACGACGCCGACTGCAAAGTCGATTTCTGGCTGCGCAATCTGGTGGAGCTGGAAGCGGCGCTTGGCAAGCTCAACGTGCCGCTGCTGATTCGCGAGGCCGATACGTGGGACAAGGCACCTGAAGTGCTGTCGACGCTGTGCCAACAGTTCAAGGTCGAAGGTCTGTACCTCAATGAGGAATACGGCATCAACGAAACCAGGCGTGACCTGGCCGTGCAGAAAATGCTTGAGGAAGCCGGCGTGCAGGTCAACAGCTACCTGGATCAGTTGCTGTTCAAGCCCGGCAGCATCCTGACCAAGACCGGCAACTATTTTCAGGTCTTCACTCAGTTCAAAAAGGTGTGCTACACCCGACTGCACGAAGCCATGCCGCATCCCGTGCGCATGCCTGCGGCCCAGCAAGCGCTGTCGATAACAAGCGATCCGGTTCCGGACCAGGTAAAAGGTTTTGCCACGCCGTCGCAAACATTGCGCGCCCTGTGGCCCGCTGGCGAAGGCGAGGCCAAGCGCCGCATGGACGCCTTCGCAGATGAGCAGATCAGCTACTACAAGGACGAACGCGACTTCCCGGCCAAACCCGGCACCAGCCAGCTTTCGGCCTATCTCGCCGCCGGGGTCATTTCGCCGCGCCAGTGCCTGCATGTCGCCCTGAGCAGTAATCATGGGGAATTCGAGACCGGCGACGTCGGCACCGTGACCTGGATCAACGAACTGTTGTGGCGAGAGTTCTACAAACACACGCTGGTGGGCTACCCTCGTGTATCGCGTCATCGAGCCTTCAGGCCAGAAACCGAAGCCCTGAAATGGCGCGACGCCCCTGACGAGTTGCTGGCGTGGCAAGAAGCGCGCACCGGCCTGCCGATCATCGACGCAGCCATGCGGCAATTGCTGGAAACCGGATGGATGCACAATCGGCTAAGGATGGTCGTTGCGATGTTTCTCACTAAAAACCTGCTGATCGACTGGCGGGAAGGCGAGCGCTTTTTCATGCGCCACCTGATCGACGGCGACCTGGCATCCAACAACGGCGGCTGGCAGTGGAGTTCGTCCACAGGCACCGACTCGGCCACGTATTTCCGGATTTTCAACCCGTTATCGCAATCGGAGCGATTCGACCCCGAGGGCGTGTTCATCAAGCGCTGGCTGCCGGAGCTGGCGAACCTGAACAAAAAGCAGATTCACGATCCTTCTTCCATGGGCGGGCTGTTTGGCGTAGCCGATTACCCCAAGCCTATCGTCGATCTGAGCAAGAGCCGCGCCCGCGCGCTGGCAGCGTTCAAGGCGCTGCCGACCCGCGTACCCGCCGCCGGGGTCGAAAATGGCTGA
- a CDS encoding MerR family transcriptional regulator, producing MNEAETDTDPELPGDWLPIREVARQTGVNAVTLRAWERRYGLIVPHRTAKGHRLYSDEHVQRVMKILTWLNRGVSVSQVKTLIDDNRADALPPTNDWDALRQTLLVAIGELAERRVDDVFNQAMALYPPRTLCEQLLLPLLAELEQRWQGKFGAQLERTFFYSWLRSKFGARIYHNNRQLSGSPLLLVNQSDLPLEPHLWLAAWLVSSADCPVEVFDWPLPVGELALAAEYLKPRGILLYSSKALNVAQLPRLLANITCPVVLGGPTVQIHKADLLVQASEIAGFTLANDALSAQIELGRLGLI from the coding sequence ATGAATGAAGCAGAAACAGACACCGATCCTGAGCTGCCAGGCGACTGGCTGCCGATCCGGGAAGTGGCACGGCAGACCGGCGTCAACGCCGTCACCCTGCGCGCCTGGGAGCGCCGTTATGGCCTGATCGTCCCGCACCGCACAGCCAAGGGGCACCGGCTGTACTCGGACGAACACGTCCAGCGGGTCATGAAGATCCTCACCTGGCTCAACCGTGGCGTGTCCGTTAGCCAGGTCAAAACCCTGATTGACGACAACCGTGCAGACGCCCTGCCCCCGACCAACGACTGGGACGCCCTGCGTCAGACCTTGCTGGTGGCCATTGGCGAACTGGCCGAACGTCGTGTGGATGACGTATTCAATCAGGCCATGGCGCTGTACCCGCCGCGCACGCTCTGTGAACAACTGTTGCTGCCCCTGCTGGCCGAGCTGGAACAACGCTGGCAAGGCAAGTTCGGCGCACAACTGGAGCGCACGTTTTTCTATTCCTGGCTGCGCAGCAAGTTCGGCGCGCGGATCTATCACAACAATCGCCAGCTCAGTGGCAGCCCGTTGCTGCTGGTCAATCAGTCCGATCTGCCGCTCGAACCGCATCTGTGGCTCGCGGCGTGGCTGGTCAGCAGCGCTGATTGTCCGGTGGAAGTGTTCGACTGGCCGCTACCGGTCGGTGAACTGGCGCTGGCCGCCGAATACCTGAAGCCGCGCGGCATCCTGCTGTACTCCAGCAAAGCGCTGAACGTCGCCCAGTTACCGCGTCTGCTGGCCAATATTACCTGCCCGGTTGTGCTCGGAGGACCAACGGTACAGATCCATAAAGCCGATTTGCTCGTACAGGCAAGCGAGATAGCTGGCTTTACCCTCGCCAACGACGCGCTCAGCGCGCAGATCGAGCTCGGCAGGCTCGGACTTATCTAA
- a CDS encoding YbgA family protein — protein sequence MPASEKLKLGISACLMGAEVRFNGGHKESHLCTQALSKYFDFVQACPEVAIGMGIPREPIRLVGDAENPKALGTVNRDLDVTEALAEYGAQMADELGDICGYIFMQKSPSCGLERVKVYRENGAPVDGGGRGIYAQAFCERHPNLPVEEDGRLNDAVLRENFVTRVFAYAAWQQLLKDGITRRALTEFHSRYKYQLMANDPVQYKALGKMLGSMGRSDPNEIAPQYFSELMAALKKCATRSTHTNVLQHLCGYLKQTISSEDKQEIQQVISQYHQGIVPLIVPLTLLKHHFRQHPDPYVALQVYMQPHPENLSLRNAI from the coding sequence ATGCCTGCAAGCGAAAAACTCAAACTCGGTATCAGTGCCTGTCTGATGGGTGCCGAAGTTCGTTTCAATGGCGGACACAAGGAATCTCATTTGTGTACGCAGGCATTGAGCAAGTATTTCGATTTCGTCCAGGCGTGCCCGGAAGTCGCCATCGGCATGGGCATCCCGCGGGAGCCAATCAGGCTGGTCGGTGATGCCGAGAATCCTAAAGCGCTGGGCACGGTCAATCGCGACCTGGATGTGACCGAAGCCCTGGCGGAATACGGCGCACAGATGGCCGATGAGCTGGGCGATATCTGTGGCTATATCTTCATGCAGAAATCCCCATCGTGCGGTCTTGAGCGGGTCAAGGTCTACCGTGAAAACGGTGCGCCAGTCGATGGCGGCGGGCGCGGTATCTACGCGCAGGCGTTTTGCGAGCGTCATCCGAACCTGCCTGTCGAGGAGGACGGCCGTCTCAATGACGCGGTGTTGCGCGAAAACTTCGTGACCCGCGTGTTCGCTTATGCCGCCTGGCAACAACTGTTGAAAGACGGCATCACACGCCGCGCCCTGACCGAATTCCATTCGCGTTACAAATACCAGCTGATGGCCAACGATCCGGTGCAGTACAAGGCACTGGGCAAAATGCTCGGCAGCATGGGGCGCAGCGATCCGAACGAGATCGCCCCGCAGTATTTCAGCGAGCTGATGGCGGCGCTGAAAAAATGCGCCACGCGCAGCACCCACACCAATGTCTTGCAGCACCTGTGCGGTTACCTCAAGCAGACCATCAGCAGCGAAGACAAACAGGAAATCCAGCAAGTGATCAGCCAGTACCATCAAGGCATCGTGCCGCTGATCGTGCCGCTGACCTTGCTCAAGCATCATTTTCGCCAACACCCGGACCCGTATGTGGCGCTTCAGGTGTACATGCAACCCCATCCAGAAAATCTCAGCCTGCGAAATGCGATTTGA
- a CDS encoding TIGR02450 family Trp-rich protein, whose amino-acid sequence MNQINPRKLLLSKWTAAVPVNREKHFMVTELFKDEEGTVLEIELQAVLTQRSERLPWQVLQQADTWRMGWK is encoded by the coding sequence ATGAATCAGATCAATCCACGCAAATTGCTGCTGTCGAAGTGGACAGCAGCCGTCCCGGTCAATCGCGAAAAACACTTCATGGTGACCGAGCTGTTCAAGGATGAAGAAGGCACTGTGCTGGAAATCGAATTGCAGGCCGTGCTGACCCAACGCAGCGAGCGGCTGCCGTGGCAGGTGTTGCAGCAGGCGGATACGTGGCGAATGGGCTGGAAGTAG
- a CDS encoding NAD(P)/FAD-dependent oxidoreductase — MTVPIAIIGTGIAGLSAAQALTDAGHHVHLFDKSRGSGGRMSSKRSDAGSLDMGAQYFTARDRRFATAVKQWQAQGHVAEWTPSLYNFHDGRLCPSPDEQVRWVGKPGMSAITRAMRGDLPVSFSCRITEVFRGEEHWNLLDAEGKSHGPFSHVIIATPAPQATALLAAAPKLASVVAGVKMEPTWAVALAFETPLQTLMQGCFVQDSPLDWLARNRSKPERDDALDTWVLHATSQWSRQNLDASREQVIEHLHGAFAELIDCSMPAPVFSLAHRWLYARPAGSHEWGALSDADLGIYVCGDWCLSGRVEGAWLSGQEAARRLLEHLQ, encoded by the coding sequence ATGACTGTCCCAATCGCAATCATCGGTACCGGTATCGCCGGACTTTCAGCAGCCCAGGCGCTCACAGACGCCGGGCATCACGTGCACCTGTTCGACAAAAGCCGTGGCAGCGGCGGGCGGATGTCCAGCAAACGCAGCGACGCCGGCTCGCTGGACATGGGTGCACAGTATTTCACCGCTCGAGATCGACGCTTCGCCACTGCCGTCAAGCAATGGCAGGCCCAGGGGCATGTCGCCGAGTGGACGCCCTCGCTCTATAACTTTCACGACGGCAGGCTCTGCCCCTCTCCCGACGAACAAGTGCGCTGGGTCGGCAAACCGGGCATGAGCGCCATCACCCGAGCGATGCGCGGCGACCTGCCTGTGTCGTTCTCGTGCCGGATCACCGAAGTGTTTCGCGGCGAAGAACACTGGAACCTGCTGGATGCCGAAGGCAAAAGCCACGGCCCGTTCAGCCATGTGATCATCGCCACCCCTGCCCCTCAGGCGACGGCGTTACTGGCTGCCGCCCCGAAACTGGCCAGCGTGGTCGCAGGCGTCAAGATGGAACCCACCTGGGCGGTCGCGCTGGCCTTCGAGACGCCTCTGCAAACGCTCATGCAGGGTTGTTTCGTACAGGACAGCCCGCTCGACTGGCTGGCACGCAATCGCAGCAAGCCCGAACGCGACGACGCGCTCGACACTTGGGTGCTGCATGCCACCAGCCAGTGGAGCCGACAAAATCTCGACGCATCCAGAGAGCAGGTCATCGAGCATTTGCACGGTGCTTTCGCTGAATTGATCGACTGCAGCATGCCCGCTCCGGTGTTCAGCCTGGCGCATCGCTGGCTGTACGCGCGGCCTGCGGGCTCGCACGAATGGGGCGCGTTGTCGGACGCCGATCTGGGCATTTACGTCTGCGGTGACTGGTGCCTGTCAGGCCGGGTTGAAGGCGCATGGTTGAGTGGTCAGGAAGCGGCGCGCCGGTTGCTGGAACATCTGCAATGA
- a CDS encoding TIGR01777 family oxidoreductase, with the protein MHILLTGGTGLIGRALCRLWSAQGHELTVWSRQPADVAELCGPTVRGIARLDELGEQPVDAIINLAGAPIADRPWTRKRRLLLWESRIGLTEQVLTWLSNRAQKPALMISGSAVGWYGDSSEREIDETSPPAKEDFASQLCNAWEETAQRAEAQGVRVVLLRTGLVLSDRGGFLQRLLPPFKFGMGGPIGSGRQWMPWIHIQDQIAAIDFLLNLNEAKGPYNVCAPSPVRNRQFAKTLAGILRRPAFMPMPALALKALLGELSVLLLGGQRARPARLQQAGFTFKYTELDTALQDLLGRH; encoded by the coding sequence ATGCACATATTGCTGACCGGTGGTACTGGTTTGATCGGAAGAGCGCTTTGTCGTCTGTGGTCGGCCCAGGGTCATGAGCTGACCGTGTGGAGTCGTCAGCCCGCTGATGTGGCCGAACTGTGCGGCCCGACTGTGCGCGGCATTGCCCGTCTCGACGAGTTGGGCGAGCAGCCGGTGGATGCCATCATCAACTTGGCCGGTGCGCCGATTGCGGACCGACCATGGACGCGCAAGCGCCGACTGTTGTTGTGGGAAAGCCGTATCGGTCTGACCGAGCAAGTGCTGACCTGGTTGAGCAATCGTGCGCAAAAGCCCGCGCTGATGATTTCCGGCTCTGCGGTCGGTTGGTACGGCGACAGCAGCGAGCGCGAGATCGACGAGACTTCGCCGCCCGCCAAGGAAGACTTCGCCAGCCAGCTGTGCAACGCCTGGGAAGAAACCGCGCAACGTGCCGAAGCCCAAGGCGTGCGTGTCGTGTTGCTGCGCACCGGTCTGGTGTTGTCGGACCGTGGCGGTTTTTTGCAACGCCTGCTACCGCCTTTCAAGTTCGGTATGGGCGGCCCGATTGGCAGTGGTCGGCAGTGGATGCCGTGGATTCACATTCAGGATCAAATCGCCGCGATTGATTTTCTGTTGAATCTGAATGAAGCAAAGGGTCCTTATAATGTCTGTGCGCCGTCACCCGTGCGCAATCGCCAGTTTGCCAAGACACTGGCAGGCATTTTGCGTCGGCCTGCCTTCATGCCCATGCCTGCGCTGGCACTGAAAGCGCTGCTGGGCGAATTGTCGGTCTTGCTGTTGGGCGGCCAGCGCGCCCGGCCGGCACGTTTGCAGCAGGCCGGTTTCACCTTTAAATACACCGAACTCGATACCGCCCTGCAGGATTTGCTGGGTCGCCACTGA
- the hemH gene encoding ferrochelatase has product MTDHALLLVNLGSPASTQVADVRSYLNQFLMDPYVIDLPWPVRRLLVSLILIKRPEQSAHAYASIWWDEGSPLVVLSKRLQAAVKKEWLFGPVELAMRYGEPSIETVLTRLAEQGFKKVTLAPLYPQFADSTVTTVIEEAKRVVRAKSLKMQFSVLQPFYDQPEYLSALVESVRPHLEQPYDHLLLSFHGLPERHLHKLDPTGKHCLKDDCCMTAPAEVLATCYRAQCIQSAAAFAKRMGIPDGKWSVSFQSRLGRAKWIEPYTEARLDELAAQGVKKLLVMCPAFVADCIETLEEIGDRGAEQFKEAGGEELILVPCLNDDPNWAKELSRLCERAPLML; this is encoded by the coding sequence ATGACCGATCACGCTTTGTTGCTGGTCAATCTGGGTTCACCTGCTTCTACTCAAGTGGCAGATGTGCGCAGTTACCTGAACCAGTTCCTGATGGACCCGTATGTGATCGACCTGCCATGGCCCGTGCGCAGGCTGCTGGTGTCGTTGATTCTGATCAAACGGCCCGAACAGTCTGCCCATGCCTATGCGTCTATCTGGTGGGACGAAGGTTCGCCGCTGGTGGTGCTGAGCAAGCGTCTTCAGGCTGCGGTGAAAAAGGAGTGGTTGTTCGGGCCGGTAGAGCTGGCGATGCGTTATGGCGAGCCGTCTATTGAAACCGTGCTTACGCGTCTGGCGGAGCAGGGCTTCAAGAAAGTCACCCTGGCCCCTTTGTATCCGCAGTTTGCCGACAGCACGGTGACCACCGTCATCGAGGAAGCCAAGCGCGTCGTGCGCGCCAAATCGCTGAAGATGCAGTTCTCGGTTCTACAGCCCTTCTACGATCAGCCTGAGTATTTGAGTGCACTGGTCGAAAGCGTGCGCCCGCATCTGGAGCAACCTTACGATCACCTCCTGCTGAGTTTTCACGGCTTGCCCGAGCGGCATTTGCACAAGCTCGACCCGACCGGCAAGCACTGCCTCAAGGACGACTGCTGCATGACCGCGCCGGCCGAAGTGCTCGCCACCTGCTACCGCGCGCAGTGCATACAGTCGGCTGCGGCGTTCGCCAAACGCATGGGCATTCCAGATGGCAAATGGTCGGTGTCGTTCCAGTCGCGTCTGGGACGTGCCAAGTGGATCGAACCGTATACCGAAGCGCGCCTGGACGAACTGGCAGCGCAGGGCGTGAAAAAGCTGTTGGTCATGTGCCCTGCGTTCGTGGCGGACTGCATCGAAACGCTGGAAGAAATCGGCGACCGCGGTGCCGAACAGTTCAAGGAAGCGGGCGGCGAGGAGCTGATACTGGTGCCGTGCCTGAACGATGATCCGAACTGGGCAAAAGAACTGAGCCGACTGTGCGAGCGAGCGCCGTTGATGCTGTAA